A stretch of DNA from Nonlabens ponticola:
ACTATAAGGACAGTTTGAGAATTTTAGAAAGCTGTCTAAAATCTTTGATAAATTCTGTTCATTCAAATACGCTAATATCGGTTGTTGATAACGGGAGTTGTCAAGAAGTAAATTCTTTCCTAAGCGAGATGTTGAAAGAGCGCATCCTAGATGAGCTTATTACAACCGTAAATATTGGAAAATTGAATGCCATACTTAAAGGAGTGTCTGGTCATAAAGTTGACCTGATAACCATTTCTGACGCTGATATTTTATTTGTGAAAGGTTGGCAAAAAGAAACAGCAGATGTTTTCTTAAACATTAAAAAGGCGGCGGTAGTGGGATTGATCCCGCAATTCAAGATGTATTCGAGTTATAGCTCCAATTTAATATTTGACTATTTATTTTCAAGCAAATTGAAATTTAAACCAGTAGATAATCCCAGTGCCATGAGGGAATTTTATCGCAGTATCGGTTGGAAAGACAATTACAACAAAAATTATCTGAAATATCACTTAACCATTACCCATAATGATGTAGTGGCGGTCGTCGGATCTGGTCATGCGGTTGCTACCTATAAATCGGAAATATTCACCAAGATAAATCATGAGGTATCTACATTTAAACTTGGTGGAGGCTCAGAATCTCGTATTCTAGACTCTTCGGCGTTAAAACTCGATGGTTACCGACTTACAACAGCGCAAAACTTTGCATACCATATGGGGAACATTTTTGAGCCATGGATGGAAAGAACAAGTTTTGAAGGACGACCCAAAGTTTCTAACGATCATCTTTTAAGTTTCAAAAATAAACTTGAAAAAAGGCCGGTGAGATTTTATTTAAAAAGTAAAATGTTTAAAAGACTTTTCAAAGTTTCCATTTTTACTCGGCTCTTTCTCAGGACAAAGGGATTAACTTCAGATATTGCACGTAATTATTAAGTATATGAATTACATTTTTTCATTGCTAATATGCACTAAGGATAGGTTGGACCAGCTTTCAAGAACACTAAGTATAATGTCAGCACAAATATTATCAGAAGAGCTTGATGTTGTAATTATAGACGATGGATCCTCTGATGGCACATATGAATTTGTTAAAAACAATTACCCAGCAATTAGAGCTTTTAGAAACCAACGAAGTCTTGGACTTATGGCTTGTAGAAATTTTTTACTAGAAAATGCAAAGGGTAAATATTCTATCTCACTAGATGATGATGCGCACATACTCACTCCAGAGTACACTAAAAAATTGCTATCCTTTTTTAACGATAATCCAAAGTGCGCTGTTGCTGCACTACGAATATTTTGGTCTGTAGATGAGCCATCTAGAATAGACACCTTAGATAAACCTCAACAGGTTCA
This window harbors:
- a CDS encoding glycosyltransferase family A protein, which encodes MRILESCLKSLINSVHSNTLISVVDNGSCQEVNSFLSEMLKERILDELITTVNIGKLNAILKGVSGHKVDLITISDADILFVKGWQKETADVFLNIKKAAVVGLIPQFKMYSSYSSNLIFDYLFSSKLKFKPVDNPSAMREFYRSIGWKDNYNKNYLKYHLTITHNDVVAVVGSGHAVATYKSEIFTKINHEVSTFKLGGGSESRILDSSALKLDGYRLTTAQNFAYHMGNIFEPWMERTSFEGRPKVSNDHLLSFKNKLEKRPVRFYLKSKMFKRLFKVSIFTRLFLRTKGLTSDIARNY